One window of the Desulfitibacter alkalitolerans DSM 16504 genome contains the following:
- a CDS encoding transposase, translating into MAPNGRLNLVSKDDKLSVTRQCELLEVNRTSVYYTPVEPDRDFENLVKNRLDYWHTKMPYMGVRKLRDKLQKIDKIPVGRRLIKRYMEEMGIYAMCPKPNLSKRNKQHKIYPYLLRNLEINRSNQVWAGVGIITQMLNQHHLIPKLNKQKFFIFQTPIGLFNEVISIE; encoded by the coding sequence TTGGCTCCGAATGGGAGACTAAATCTGGTTTCAAAAGACGATAAGCTGTCAGTGACCAGACAATGCGAATTGCTCGAAGTTAACAGGACCAGTGTATATTACACACCTGTAGAACCTGACCGTGACTTTGAAAATTTGGTTAAGAACAGGCTTGACTATTGGCATACAAAGATGCCATATATGGGGGTCAGGAAACTCCGGGACAAGCTGCAAAAAATAGATAAAATTCCCGTCGGACGCAGGCTAATCAAACGATACATGGAAGAGATGGGCATATATGCGATGTGCCCAAAACCAAACCTTTCAAAGCGTAATAAGCAGCATAAGATCTACCCGTATTTGCTACGCAACCTTGAAATTAACCGCTCTAATCAAGTCTGGGCAGGGGTTGGGATTATTACTCAGATGCTAAATCAGCATCATTTAATACCCAAGTTAAATAAACAAAAATTTTTTATATTCCAAACACCAATTGGCTTATTCAACGAGGTAATATCCATAGAATAA
- a CDS encoding transposase: MVKRRTFSAEFKTKLVLELLREEKQLGEIAQEHDISPNQLRNWKKEFLENAPKVFSESSQEKELRVREKAMDEQLHGLMAKVGQLTIENDWLKKKSKEVFGSEWETKSGFKRR; the protein is encoded by the coding sequence ATGGTGAAAAGAAGAACATTTTCAGCAGAATTCAAAACTAAGCTTGTACTAGAATTACTCCGAGAAGAAAAGCAGCTCGGTGAGATTGCTCAAGAGCATGACATCAGTCCAAATCAGCTAAGAAACTGGAAAAAAGAGTTTCTGGAGAATGCACCAAAGGTCTTTTCAGAGAGCAGCCAAGAAAAAGAACTGCGTGTTAGAGAAAAAGCAATGGACGAACAACTACATGGACTAATGGCAAAAGTCGGTCAGCTCACAATTGAGAATGACTGGCTGAAAAAAAAATCTAAAGAAGTGTTTGGCTCCGAATGGGAGACTAAATCTGGTTTCAAAAGACGATAA
- the tnpA gene encoding IS200/IS605 family transposase produces the protein MDTESLSHTQWNCKYHIVFAPKYRRQVIYGKIKTAIPPKMSISSFMGYLKGKSSLMIFDRHTNLKYKCGNRHFWCRGYYVNTVGRNKKAIEQYIRKQLQEDIASEQM, from the coding sequence ATGGATACAGAAAGTTTATCACACACGCAGTGGAATTGTAAATATCACATAGTATTTGCACCTAAGTACAGAAGACAGGTGATATATGGAAAGATTAAAACTGCAATACCACCAAAAATGAGTATATCTAGTTTCATGGGTTATCTTAAGGGTAAAAGCTCACTCATGATATTCGACAGACATACAAATCTGAAGTATAAGTGTGGCAACAGGCATTTCTGGTGCAGAGGCTATTATGTGAATACAGTTGGCAGAAACAAAAAGGCAATAGAGCAGTATATCCGAAAGCAATTACAAGAGGATATAGCGTCAGAACAGATGTAA
- a CDS encoding LytR/AlgR family response regulator transcription factor yields the protein MRVLIVEDDPKMRLILKKSLAKLPGTEIVGEAVNGVEAVKMTETLNPQVIFMDIDLPEKDGIEASREIQDINPDIFLIYATGHSTYMQEAFELYAFDYLLKPYKLERIKETIEKINYLLELKEKAGSRNIKTAPQVSSAKKVAVKVDRNLVFIDAEKIIFMGREKRKTSIITNDNKQISTYEPLDTLDNRIGKDSFFRAHQSFLINLDMIAEIQPWSRSTYLVVFNNTKKTAFMTEEKYKVLQQRFNLE from the coding sequence ATGAGGGTATTAATAGTTGAAGATGATCCTAAAATGAGACTCATCCTAAAAAAGAGTTTAGCAAAACTACCTGGAACAGAAATAGTAGGTGAGGCAGTAAATGGTGTTGAAGCTGTCAAAATGACAGAAACCTTAAACCCACAGGTAATATTTATGGATATAGACCTGCCTGAAAAAGACGGAATTGAAGCTTCACGAGAAATCCAGGACATCAATCCTGATATTTTTCTAATCTATGCTACAGGCCACAGCACCTATATGCAGGAGGCTTTTGAGCTATATGCCTTTGATTACCTTTTAAAGCCTTACAAGCTTGAACGAATCAAAGAGACTATTGAAAAAATAAACTACCTATTAGAGCTTAAGGAAAAGGCAGGTTCCAGGAACATAAAAACTGCACCTCAAGTTTCAAGTGCAAAGAAGGTAGCTGTTAAAGTTGACCGTAACCTGGTATTTATTGACGCTGAAAAAATTATTTTTATGGGACGGGAGAAGAGAAAGACCAGCATAATTACAAACGATAATAAACAGATAAGTACCTATGAACCATTAGATACACTGGATAATAGGATAGGCAAGGATAGCTTTTTTCGTGCCCATCAAAGCTTTTTAATAAACCTGGATATGATAGCGGAAATCCAGCCCTGGTCTAGAAGCACCTACCTGGTTGTTTTTAACAATACTAAAAAAACAGCATTTATGACAGAGGAGAAATACAAGGTACTGCAGCAAAGGTTTAATCTAGAGTAA
- a CDS encoding cyclic lactone autoinducer peptide, giving the protein MFSKIGKVILIQCAAAVMLVAGWAVQPASLVTWYQPEVPKMLRK; this is encoded by the coding sequence ATGTTTAGTAAAATAGGCAAAGTGATTTTAATACAATGTGCTGCTGCGGTAATGCTTGTTGCAGGCTGGGCAGTACAACCAGCCAGTTTAGTAACCTGGTATCAGCCTGAAGTTCCAAAAATGCTTAGGAAGTAG
- a CDS encoding accessory gene regulator ArgB-like protein, protein MNLRLFSQKLAYSLGNKLYYDQDNVDVLRYGFEVIITGLLKMFILFSLAFLLGILPHVLVIFVTSGVYRLLSGGVHCATYGRCLLFGLVIFLGMGKLAQSLTFTSFVTIIPILACITLISLFISLKWAPAETKNKPLSLQEKSKLKKLTLIWIFIWAILITTCLLIFPLSQISSLVMASMLAHITQALSLTPTGYRVVGFIDKLMGSIFKERREANV, encoded by the coding sequence ATGAACCTTCGCCTTTTCTCACAAAAGCTGGCCTATAGTCTTGGAAATAAACTTTATTATGACCAAGATAATGTAGATGTATTAAGATATGGTTTTGAAGTTATAATAACAGGTTTATTAAAAATGTTTATTCTTTTTTCACTGGCATTTCTACTGGGTATTCTTCCCCATGTTTTAGTTATTTTTGTCACATCAGGAGTTTATCGCTTGCTATCTGGTGGAGTGCATTGTGCAACTTATGGTCGGTGCCTGCTGTTTGGTCTGGTAATTTTCCTGGGCATGGGAAAGCTTGCCCAAAGCTTGACCTTTACAAGCTTTGTAACCATTATTCCCATACTGGCTTGTATTACTCTTATTAGCTTGTTTATCAGTTTGAAATGGGCTCCTGCTGAGACTAAGAATAAACCCCTTTCTCTTCAAGAAAAATCCAAACTAAAAAAACTCACCTTGATATGGATCTTTATATGGGCAATTCTAATAACCACCTGTCTCTTAATATTTCCGTTGAGCCAGATAAGCTCACTTGTAATGGCCAGTATGCTCGCCCATATAACCCAGGCCCTTAGCCTTACCCCCACAGGATACAGGGTTGTAGGCTTTATAGATAAATTAATGGGCAGTATCTTTAAAGAAAGGAGGGAGGCAAATGTTTAG
- a CDS encoding sensor histidine kinase, whose product MDKIHRTLSIILIITIQLIILALLNLSNYISGQGAFATGTLSSFMFPMNILLGILAIASIVLVRRIMESTEEEVRKQVQLENIENLESLINTMRSQRHSFNHELQTVYGLLAVEEYAEAKKYLERTMSEIAVTNNLIRLDDPGVSALLHVKSSQMESLGIKFEISIKSRLKNLPLKTHEINLILSNLLDNAMEALSMGTSQEPTIILDLTMCQNNCVLSVTNNGPGVDTSIKNKLFLPGFTTKVKNKGMGLYIVKDIIEKHNGKIVVNSDSHWTTFVIKIPIDGRHHHEPSPFLTKAGL is encoded by the coding sequence ATGGATAAAATTCATAGAACACTTTCTATAATTCTCATTATTACAATTCAACTTATCATACTAGCCCTCTTAAATCTTAGCAATTACATTTCAGGACAAGGAGCATTTGCAACAGGTACATTAAGCAGCTTTATGTTTCCCATGAACATTTTGCTGGGAATACTGGCTATAGCCTCAATTGTACTGGTGCGCCGAATAATGGAATCTACAGAAGAAGAGGTAAGAAAACAAGTGCAGCTTGAAAATATTGAAAATCTTGAAAGCTTAATTAATACCATGAGGAGCCAAAGGCATAGCTTCAACCACGAACTGCAAACTGTTTATGGACTTCTAGCAGTAGAAGAATATGCAGAAGCAAAAAAGTATCTAGAGAGGACCATGTCAGAAATAGCTGTAACCAATAACCTTATTAGACTAGATGACCCTGGAGTAAGTGCTCTATTACATGTCAAAAGCAGCCAAATGGAAAGTCTGGGCATCAAATTCGAAATAAGCATAAAATCCAGATTAAAAAATCTTCCTCTAAAAACTCATGAGATTAATCTTATCCTGTCAAACCTTTTGGATAATGCAATGGAAGCCTTATCAATGGGAACTTCACAGGAACCTACCATAATCCTGGACTTGACCATGTGTCAAAACAATTGTGTTTTATCAGTTACTAATAACGGACCTGGCGTTGACACTAGTATAAAGAATAAGCTCTTTTTGCCTGGCTTTACTACAAAAGTTAAAAATAAGGGGATGGGGCTTTATATTGTCAAAGACATTATAGAAAAGCACAATGGCAAAATAGTTGTTAACTCAGATAGCCACTGGACCACCTTTGTAATAAAAATACCTATAGATGGGAGGCACCATCATGAACCTTCGCCTTTTCTCACAAAAGCTGGCCTATAG
- a CDS encoding PD40 domain-containing protein, translating to MIKKIFLLLLIASVLLIVSCDTSKVGDSTPSNLADLPIENKASNSIIQSISHKAHNGFTIKELTTHDPKEYLMGNISFVNLVDETVFIGFTSLNQPEVTILGYNLETNSQKEIYNGLGSIHFHSGIKIINDEELAIQLINRILFINRYTLEIISETVLDEIWEYDLSYDGTKIAYVQEGDLYISNLDLSDSKLLVNGVMCTDPNSDFYGFYTKFPLHPRWSHNNKLLLYIKEGYEGADGIGILDLDSATQRSIKFENMLFSPSYAEWFFHDKQILCSQMRGERNAILVDLANNELVSIEQISWSGDYIPSPKENKFVYIKDPLQLYMFNMDTRDNFPITQALEAIHNFTWSPDGKYIVVHANVGILLIEVNKILKRE from the coding sequence ATGATTAAAAAAATTTTCTTACTTTTATTAATTGCAAGTGTACTCTTAATTGTTAGTTGTGATACTTCAAAAGTAGGTGATAGTACACCTAGTAACCTGGCAGATTTACCAATAGAAAATAAAGCATCCAACAGTATAATACAAAGCATATCCCACAAAGCTCATAACGGTTTTACAATAAAAGAATTAACAACCCATGACCCAAAGGAGTATTTAATGGGTAATATAAGCTTTGTTAATCTGGTGGATGAAACAGTATTTATCGGATTCACAAGTCTTAATCAACCTGAGGTAACAATATTGGGATATAATCTAGAAACAAACTCACAAAAGGAGATTTATAATGGATTGGGCTCAATTCATTTTCATTCAGGAATAAAAATAATTAATGATGAAGAGTTGGCAATTCAACTCATTAACAGGATATTATTTATAAATAGGTATACCTTAGAAATCATTAGTGAAACGGTACTAGATGAAATTTGGGAGTATGACCTTTCTTATGATGGAACTAAGATTGCTTACGTTCAAGAAGGTGATTTATATATATCAAATTTGGATCTTTCAGATTCAAAATTACTGGTTAATGGTGTAATGTGTACTGACCCTAATAGCGACTTTTATGGATTTTACACAAAGTTTCCATTGCATCCAAGATGGTCTCATAATAACAAGCTCTTACTATATATCAAAGAGGGTTATGAAGGAGCCGATGGAATCGGAATATTAGATTTAGATAGTGCCACGCAGAGATCTATAAAGTTTGAAAACATGCTCTTCAGTCCATCATATGCTGAATGGTTTTTTCATGATAAACAAATTCTATGTTCCCAGATGCGTGGTGAAAGAAATGCCATTTTAGTTGATCTAGCAAATAATGAGCTAGTTTCCATAGAACAAATCAGCTGGTCTGGGGACTATATACCAAGTCCCAAGGAAAACAAGTTTGTCTATATTAAAGACCCTTTACAGTTGTATATGTTTAACATGGATACCAGAGATAATTTTCCCATTACTCAAGCTTTGGAGGCAATTCATAATTTCACATGGAGTCCTGATGGAAAATATATTGTTGTCCATGCAAATGTTGGAATTTTGCTAATCGAAGTCAATAAAATATTAAAACGAGAATAA